The DNA region TGCTGCCGCCGCGTCTGTGGACGGAGGGGCTGGTCGCGCCCGCCAACCTCGTCATGACGCTGCTCGGCGCCGTCTGGGTGGGCCTGTTCTTCTTCCTGCCGCTCTATCAGCAACAGGTCCTCGGCGCCGGGCCGTTGGAGACGGGGCTCTCCCAACTCCCTCTGGCTGCCGCGAACATGCTCGGATCCTGGTTCGCCCCGCGGCTCGCCCGCCGGCTCGGCCCGCACGTCACGCTCGCCGCGGGCCTGCTCACCCAGACCGCCGGACTGCTGTGGCTGTCCCGGATCACGGCCGACGGCAGCTACCCGACCGACCTGCTCGGCCCGGTCCTCGTGATCGGTCTCGGCCTCGGCACCGCGTTCGTCCAGCTCACCGGGGCCGCCGTGACCGGCGTACGGCCGGCCGACTCGGGTCTGGCCAGCGGCCTGGTCAACACCACCCGGCAGATCGGCGGAGCCGTGGGCCTGGCCGTCCTCGGGACACTCGCCGCCTCCCGTACGGCCGCCGCCGCACACCACCACTCCCCCGCGGTGGCCCTCACCGAGGGCTACCGGCTCGCCTTCCTCATCTCGGCGGCCGTACTCGCCGTCGGCGCCGCACTGACTCCTCTCCTGTCCCGCCGCCTCGCGGCACCACCCCACACCGAGGAGGCCCCGGCCCCCGCTCCCACGCACTGAACGCCCGTCCGACACCCACAGAATCCGACACCCGCAGAAGGAGATCCCGCCATGACCGCCGAGAACACCGGGAACACACCCGGCCACTCCGTCGACGAGGACGCCCCCGTCGTCGTACGCCTCTCGACCACCGTCGACGCACCGCTCGCGACCGTATGGGACCTGCACACGGACATCGGCTCCTGGGCCGACTGGAACACGGACATCGAGAGCGTCGACTTCGGCGGCCCGCTCGCCCCGGGCGCCTCCTTCCGGTGGCTCACCCACGGCCTCGACATCACGTCCACGATCCGCGAGGTCGTGCCGGGCGAGCGGATCGTCTGGGGCGGCCCGGCTCACGGCATCGAGGGCGTCCACGTCTGGACCTTCGAGGAGACGGGCGAGGGGACCGTGACGGTCCGCACCGAGGAGTCCTGGGCCGGAGCCCCGATCGAGGAACGCCCCGAGGAGATGCGCGAGGCGCTGCGGCAGTCCCTGGAGAGCTGGCTGAGCCGCCTGCGGTCCGAGGCAGAGCGCCGCCGCTGACGCCGTACGGCACGCGAGGTGCCCGCGTACGCCGGTTCCGCCCGCCCCCTCTCCCCAACTCCACGAGAAGCCACTCGACAAGCCCCCGTCCACGAGCGAGACCCCACCAGAAAGGTCACCGTCATGAGCGTCGACACGCCCTACCTGACCGGGCACTACACCCCCGTCACCGACGAGATCACCGCCACCGCGCTCACCGTCGAGGGGACACTGCCGCCCGAGCTGTGCGGCCGGCTGATCCGCAACAGCCACAACCCGAAGCCCGGTATCACCCCCACCCACTGGTTCAAGGGCAGCGGCATGGTGCACGGCGTACGGCTGCGTGAGGGGCGCGCGGAGTGGTACCGCAACCGCTGGGTGCACACTCCGGCGCTCGAAGGCGCCCCCTACATGACGGAGCGGGGCCCCGACCTGACCGCCAGCACCGCGGGCACCCACGTCATCGAGCACGCCGGTCGCCTCCTCGCGCTGTGCGAGGCGAACCTCCCCTTCGAACTGACCGCCGACCTGGAGACCGTCGGCGCGTACGACTTCGGCGGCAGGCTGACCTCGGCGATGACCGCGCACCCCAAGGAGGACCCGGCCACCGGCGAACTGCACTTCTTCGCCTCGTCCCCGTTCCCGCCCTGTCTGATCCACCACGTGGCCTCGCCCGACGGCCAGGTCCTCGACAGCCAGGAGGTCCCGGACGCGAGCGCCGCGCTCAAGCACGACTTCGCCGTCACCGAGCACCACGTCGTGTTCCTGGAGGGCTCGGTCACCTTCGACCCGGCCGAGCACTCCGGCATCCCGTACGGCTGGAGCGACGCCCAGCGGTGCCGTATCGGGATCATGCCGCGCGGCGCGGGAGGCGCGGCCCGCATCCGCTGGTTCGAGATCGGCCAGGGGTACGGGATGCACTTCGCCAACGCCTACGAGGACGCGTACGGCCGGATCGTCGTCGAGGGCCCGGCGGTGGGCCGTACCGGCTGGCGGCGCTCCTGGAACTGGTGGGTCGGCGCCCCGGACCGCGGCGCCGAGCCCAACTCCGGCTCCAGGACGAAACGCTGGACCGTCGATCTCGCGGCGGGCCGCGTGAACGAGGAGCAGATCGACGACCTCACAGTCGAGTTCCCCACCATCAACGACACCTTCACCGGCCGCGAGCACCGCTATCAGTACGCGCTCTCGTTCCCGGACGACCTGGGTATCGGCAACCACGCACTGGTCAAGTACGACCGCCGGGACGGCACCCGCCAGTTGCGGCCGTTCGGCAACGGCCAACTGCCCAGCGAGGCCGTGTTCGTACCGGCGGCCGATGCCACCGACTCCTCCGACGAGGACGCCGGGCATCTGCTCACCGTCGTCAGCGACCTGAACGCCGACGCCTCCACGCTGCTCGTCCTGGACGCCTCGGACCTGTCCCTGCCACCGGTCGCGACGGTTCATCTGCCGCGCCGCGTACCGGCGATGATCCACGGCTCGTGGATCCCGGACGCCACCTGACGGGCGGTCCCGGGAAACGGCGTTGGGCCGCACTCCCCCCGGGGGGGGAGTGCGGCCCAACGCCGTACTTCCTTGGCCGTACTTATGTTTATGGGGCTACCGGACCTCGGTGATCTCCGGTCCGCGCTGCAACTGCCCCATGCCGCCGGAGAAGCGGGAACCTGCCTGCTCCTCCTGCTGGACGCCCTCGGCGACCATCTGCGCGTCGTCCGGCAGCTTCAGGACGATCGGGTCGCGCGGGGCCATCGGGCCCTCACCGCGGACCACCACGGTGTCCCGGAAGATCGACTCCAGTACGCCGCCGCTCTGCGGCTGCACGGCGCCCTGGCCGGAGATCACTCCGCGCAGGAACCAACGGGGGCCGTCCACGCCGATGAACCGGACGACCTGGAAGCCGCCCGTCCCGTCCGGCAGCTGCACCGGTACCTGGGCGCGCAGCTCCCAGCCCAGCGGGCCCTCGACCTCGTCGATGACACCGCCCT from Streptomyces sp. NBC_00258 includes:
- a CDS encoding SRPBCC family protein — encoded protein: MTAENTGNTPGHSVDEDAPVVVRLSTTVDAPLATVWDLHTDIGSWADWNTDIESVDFGGPLAPGASFRWLTHGLDITSTIREVVPGERIVWGGPAHGIEGVHVWTFEETGEGTVTVRTEESWAGAPIEERPEEMREALRQSLESWLSRLRSEAERRR
- a CDS encoding carotenoid oxygenase family protein: MSVDTPYLTGHYTPVTDEITATALTVEGTLPPELCGRLIRNSHNPKPGITPTHWFKGSGMVHGVRLREGRAEWYRNRWVHTPALEGAPYMTERGPDLTASTAGTHVIEHAGRLLALCEANLPFELTADLETVGAYDFGGRLTSAMTAHPKEDPATGELHFFASSPFPPCLIHHVASPDGQVLDSQEVPDASAALKHDFAVTEHHVVFLEGSVTFDPAEHSGIPYGWSDAQRCRIGIMPRGAGGAARIRWFEIGQGYGMHFANAYEDAYGRIVVEGPAVGRTGWRRSWNWWVGAPDRGAEPNSGSRTKRWTVDLAAGRVNEEQIDDLTVEFPTINDTFTGREHRYQYALSFPDDLGIGNHALVKYDRRDGTRQLRPFGNGQLPSEAVFVPAADATDSSDEDAGHLLTVVSDLNADASTLLVLDASDLSLPPVATVHLPRRVPAMIHGSWIPDAT
- a CDS encoding DUF3710 domain-containing protein, whose translation is MFGRRKKGSAAEDAAGEAEQVVDSVDTEADDAERERVRLEPEPRPDGPWDSTEVRDPAEGRVDLGGLFVPGVDGMELRVEVAGDAIVAATVVLKDSAVQLQAFAAPKREGIWGEVREEIATGITQQGGVIDEVEGPLGWELRAQVPVQLPDGTGGFQVVRFIGVDGPRWFLRGVISGQGAVQPQSGGVLESIFRDTVVVRGEGPMAPRDPIVLKLPDDAQMVAEGVQQEEQAGSRFSGGMGQLQRGPEITEVR